A window from Mycolicibacterium tokaiense encodes these proteins:
- a CDS encoding ATP-dependent DNA helicase, with amino-acid sequence MRALPHPTVLPGTQGRQGAAMTIVEARYQPAELAAALGLPQPTDEQAAVIASPPGPLVVIAGAGAGKTETMAARVVWLVANGYAHPGQVLGLTFTRKAAGQLLRRVRSRLSRLAGTGLAAVESTDPVTVSTYHAFAGTLLREHGLLLPVEPDSRLLSETELWQLAYDVVCNHPGELDTTKTPAAVTAMVLRLSGQLAEHLVSTDQLRDTHVELERLVHTLPAAPYQRDRGPSQWLLRLSDAQTDRAELVPLIEALHRRLRAEKAMDFGMQMAAAARLAAEFPQVGEQLRQRFRVVLLDEYQDTGHAQRVALSGLFGGGADDGLALTAVGDPIQSIYGWRGASATNLPRFTTDFPFADGTPAPTLELRTSWRNPPTTLRVANAISEEARRRSVAVRELRARPDADEGTVRCALLTDVEAERDWVADHIAARYRAAADADMPPPTAAVLVRRNADAAPMAVALRARGVPVEVVGLAGLLAVDEVADVVAMLRLVADPASGAAAMRVLTGPRWRLGGADIAALWRRARHLVVASASGGEDLTAIVAQLGPDADAASLADAICDPGAAEEYSAAGYRRICALGDELTALRSHLGYSVSDLVTEVRRMSGIDVEARAVPTGAEMWSGSEQLDAFADVVDAYAMRGATGAGNDIAGLLAYLDAAQDVENGLAPAEVTVASDRVQILTVHAAKGLEWQVVAVPHLAGRVFPSTAARSTWLTDAGELPPLLRGDRAGLGDHGVPVLDTSAVANRKQLSDTVIAHRAQLDQRRIDEERRLLYVAITRAEDTLLLSGHHWGATESKPRGPSEFLVELKDIIDTAAAAGTPCGVIEQWAPAPADGESNPLRDTVIEASWPADPAADRRGAIEDGAALVLAAMTTDPPAAETPWTAEVDALLAERERTPWQPAAVLPGQLSVSTMVELGRDRAEALRRLHRRLPVRPDPFALLGTAFHDWVQRFYGAERLFDLADLPGAVDGELAAAEAEQLADLQASFMASPWASRTPADVEVPFEMMIGGHVVRGRIDAVFADRDGGITVLDWKTGAPPEGEQAQRNAAVQLGVYRLAAAALFDVPESEVRAVFHYVRSGRTVAPPLLPGAEELAALISDDRDASA; translated from the coding sequence ATGCGGGCACTGCCCCATCCAACCGTTCTGCCCGGCACACAAGGTCGACAAGGAGCAGCCATGACGATCGTCGAGGCGCGCTATCAGCCCGCGGAACTGGCGGCGGCGCTGGGACTTCCGCAGCCCACCGACGAACAGGCCGCCGTCATCGCGTCGCCACCCGGACCGCTGGTGGTGATCGCCGGTGCGGGGGCGGGCAAAACCGAGACCATGGCCGCCCGCGTGGTGTGGCTGGTCGCCAACGGATACGCCCACCCGGGCCAGGTGCTCGGGCTGACGTTCACGCGCAAGGCCGCCGGCCAGCTGCTGCGGCGGGTGCGCTCACGGCTGAGCCGCCTTGCCGGAACCGGCTTGGCCGCAGTCGAATCCACCGATCCGGTCACCGTCAGCACCTACCACGCCTTTGCCGGGACCCTGCTGCGCGAGCACGGCTTGCTGTTGCCGGTGGAACCCGACAGCCGGCTGCTCTCAGAGACCGAGCTGTGGCAGCTGGCCTACGACGTGGTGTGCAACCACCCCGGCGAGCTGGACACCACCAAGACTCCCGCCGCCGTCACCGCCATGGTGCTGCGGCTGTCCGGGCAGCTGGCCGAACACCTGGTCAGCACCGACCAGCTGCGCGACACCCACGTCGAGCTCGAACGGCTGGTGCACACCCTGCCCGCCGCGCCCTACCAGCGCGACCGGGGCCCCAGCCAGTGGCTGCTGCGGCTGTCGGACGCCCAGACCGACCGCGCCGAACTCGTGCCCCTGATCGAGGCGCTGCACCGGCGGCTGCGCGCGGAGAAAGCCATGGACTTCGGCATGCAGATGGCTGCCGCCGCACGATTGGCCGCCGAGTTCCCGCAGGTGGGCGAGCAACTGCGGCAACGGTTCCGGGTGGTCCTGCTCGACGAATACCAGGACACCGGACACGCCCAGCGGGTCGCGCTGTCCGGGCTGTTCGGCGGCGGTGCCGACGACGGCCTCGCCCTCACGGCGGTCGGCGACCCGATCCAGTCGATCTACGGCTGGCGCGGCGCCTCGGCCACCAACCTGCCGCGGTTCACCACCGATTTCCCGTTCGCCGACGGCACCCCGGCGCCCACCCTCGAACTGCGCACCAGCTGGCGCAACCCACCCACCACCCTGCGGGTGGCCAACGCCATCTCCGAGGAGGCCCGGCGACGCTCGGTGGCGGTGCGGGAACTGCGGGCCCGGCCCGACGCCGACGAGGGCACCGTGCGCTGTGCCCTGCTCACCGACGTCGAGGCCGAACGCGACTGGGTGGCCGACCACATCGCCGCCCGCTACCGGGCGGCCGCCGATGCCGACATGCCACCGCCCACTGCGGCGGTCCTGGTGCGGCGCAACGCCGATGCCGCGCCGATGGCGGTTGCGCTGCGCGCTCGCGGCGTCCCCGTGGAGGTGGTCGGCCTGGCGGGGCTGCTGGCCGTCGACGAGGTCGCCGACGTCGTGGCGATGCTGCGGTTGGTCGCGGACCCGGCGTCGGGGGCTGCGGCCATGCGGGTGCTGACGGGCCCGCGCTGGCGGCTGGGCGGGGCCGACATCGCGGCGCTCTGGCGCCGCGCCCGGCACCTGGTGGTGGCTTCGGCTTCCGGCGGCGAGGACCTGACCGCGATCGTCGCGCAGTTGGGCCCCGACGCCGACGCGGCCTCCCTGGCCGATGCCATCTGTGATCCCGGTGCTGCCGAGGAGTATTCGGCCGCCGGCTACCGGCGCATCTGCGCGCTCGGCGACGAGCTGACCGCCCTGCGGTCCCACCTGGGCTATTCGGTGTCCGACCTGGTGACCGAGGTGCGTCGGATGTCGGGTATCGATGTGGAGGCCCGCGCCGTGCCCACCGGTGCCGAGATGTGGTCGGGCAGCGAGCAACTGGATGCCTTCGCCGATGTGGTCGACGCCTACGCGATGCGGGGCGCCACCGGCGCAGGCAACGACATCGCCGGGCTGCTGGCGTACCTCGACGCCGCCCAGGACGTCGAGAACGGCCTGGCGCCGGCAGAGGTGACGGTGGCCAGTGACCGGGTGCAGATCCTCACCGTGCACGCTGCCAAAGGGCTCGAGTGGCAGGTGGTCGCGGTGCCGCACCTGGCCGGGCGGGTGTTCCCGTCCACCGCGGCGCGCAGCACCTGGCTCACCGATGCCGGAGAGTTGCCGCCGCTGCTGCGCGGTGACCGGGCCGGACTGGGTGACCACGGCGTGCCGGTGCTCGACACCTCGGCGGTGGCCAATCGAAAGCAGTTGTCCGACACTGTGATCGCGCACCGCGCGCAGCTCGATCAACGACGAATTGATGAAGAGCGCAGGCTCCTGTACGTGGCCATCACCCGCGCCGAGGATACGCTGCTGCTCTCCGGTCATCACTGGGGTGCCACCGAGAGCAAGCCGCGCGGGCCCTCGGAGTTCCTGGTCGAGCTCAAGGACATCATCGACACCGCGGCCGCCGCCGGTACGCCGTGCGGGGTGATCGAACAGTGGGCGCCGGCACCTGCTGACGGCGAGAGCAATCCATTGCGCGACACCGTGATCGAAGCCTCGTGGCCCGCCGACCCCGCCGCAGACCGGCGCGGCGCCATCGAGGACGGGGCCGCGCTGGTGTTGGCCGCGATGACCACCGACCCACCTGCGGCGGAGACGCCGTGGACGGCGGAGGTGGACGCACTGCTGGCCGAACGTGAGCGCACACCGTGGCAGCCCGCCGCCGTCCTGCCCGGGCAGCTGTCGGTCAGCACGATGGTGGAGCTGGGCCGCGACCGGGCGGAGGCGCTGCGTCGGCTGCATCGCCGCCTGCCGGTCCGCCCCGACCCTTTTGCGCTGCTGGGCACGGCCTTTCACGACTGGGTGCAGCGTTTCTACGGTGCTGAGCGGTTGTTCGACCTGGCCGATCTGCCCGGCGCCGTCGACGGTGAGCTGGCCGCGGCCGAGGCCGAACAGCTGGCCGATCTGCAAGCGTCGTTCATGGCTTCACCGTGGGCGTCGCGCACCCCCGCCGACGTCGAGGTGCCGTTCGAGATGATGATCGGCGGCCACGTCGTCCGCGGCCGCATCGACGCAGTGTTCGCCGACCGCGACGGCGGAATCACGGTGCTGGACTGGAAAACCGGCGCGCCGCCGGAGGGGGAGCAGGCCCAGCGCAACGCCGCCGTGCAGCTCGGCGTCTACCGGCTGGCGGCAGCCGCGCTGTTCGACGTGCCGGAGTCCGAGGTCCGGGCGGTGTTCCACTACGTCCGCAGCGGGCGCACCGTGGCCCCGCCGCTGCTGCCGGGCGCCGAGGAACTCGCCGCGCTGATCTCCGATGACCGTGATGCGTCCGCGTGA
- a CDS encoding DoxX family protein produces the protein MTSNTPTAADKRAYTMAAGLAGIGLLHFAAPKPFDGIVPAELPGSSRFYTYASGVAELGTAALLVPTATRRLGALAAVLLYLGVFPANVNMVRLWWSKPWPMRVAALARLPLQIPMIMTALRIRRES, from the coding sequence ATGACGTCGAACACCCCCACCGCTGCTGACAAGCGGGCGTACACCATGGCCGCGGGCCTGGCCGGAATCGGTCTTCTTCACTTTGCGGCTCCCAAACCGTTCGACGGGATCGTTCCCGCCGAGCTGCCGGGCAGTTCCCGGTTCTACACCTACGCCTCCGGCGTCGCCGAGCTGGGCACCGCGGCACTGCTGGTGCCTACCGCTACCCGCCGCCTGGGCGCGCTGGCCGCGGTGCTGCTGTACCTCGGGGTCTTTCCCGCCAACGTCAACATGGTGCGGTTGTGGTGGAGCAAGCCGTGGCCGATGCGGGTGGCCGCACTGGCGCGGCTGCCATTGCAGATTCCCATGATCATGACGGCGCTGAGGATACGCCGGGAATCCTGA
- the nudC gene encoding NAD(+) diphosphatase, with amino-acid sequence MADFHLRNVPLLSRVGADRSDQLRTDIDAAVAGWAEAAVLRVDGRGQVLIADGQVVLTSSAGLGDRPPADAVFLGRIDGGRHVWAVRGPLEAPPEATDSYVLDLRRAGTIFDDVSSQLVATAYALLNWHDNARFSPVDGSPTTQIKGGWARVNSVTGHEEFPRIDPAVICLVHDGADRVVLARQTVWPDRMFSLLAGFVEAGESFEACVAREIAEEVGLTVRDVRYLGSQPWPFPRSLMVGFHAVADPQQEFAFNDGEIVEAHWFTRDEVKAALEIGDWNSAEASASRLLLPGSISIAREIIESWAYAVS; translated from the coding sequence GTGGCTGATTTCCACCTGCGCAATGTCCCACTGCTGTCCCGGGTCGGCGCTGACCGCTCCGATCAGCTGCGCACCGACATCGACGCCGCCGTCGCGGGTTGGGCAGAGGCCGCGGTGCTGCGGGTCGACGGCCGCGGGCAGGTGCTGATCGCCGACGGCCAGGTGGTGCTGACCTCCAGCGCGGGGCTCGGTGACCGTCCGCCCGCCGACGCGGTGTTCCTGGGCCGCATCGACGGCGGCAGACACGTCTGGGCGGTTCGCGGTCCGTTGGAGGCACCACCTGAGGCCACCGACTCCTATGTCCTCGACTTGCGCCGTGCCGGAACCATTTTCGACGACGTGAGCTCACAGCTGGTGGCCACCGCCTACGCGCTGCTCAACTGGCACGACAACGCCCGCTTCAGCCCGGTCGACGGTTCGCCGACCACCCAGATCAAGGGTGGGTGGGCCCGCGTCAATTCCGTCACCGGGCATGAGGAGTTCCCCCGGATCGACCCCGCGGTGATCTGCCTGGTGCACGACGGCGCCGACCGGGTGGTGCTGGCTCGTCAGACGGTGTGGCCGGACCGGATGTTCTCGTTGCTCGCCGGCTTCGTGGAGGCGGGGGAGTCGTTCGAGGCGTGCGTGGCCCGCGAGATCGCCGAAGAGGTGGGTCTGACCGTGCGTGATGTGCGCTACCTGGGCAGCCAGCCGTGGCCGTTCCCACGCTCGCTGATGGTGGGCTTCCACGCCGTCGCCGACCCGCAACAGGAGTTCGCGTTCAACGACGGCGAGATCGTCGAGGCCCACTGGTTCACCCGGGACGAGGTGAAGGCCGCCCTGGAGATCGGGGATTGGAACAGCGCCGAGGCGTCGGCATCGAGATTGCTTTTGCCAGGGTCTATTTCGATCGCCCGGGAGATCATCGAGTCCTGGGCGTACGCGGTCAGCTGA
- a CDS encoding ATP-dependent helicase, protein MTTSTSTAAGHARVWPASASALLHPGCQGVVRVLGGAGTGKSSLLVDTAVARICAGADIESVLVLTGSGRPGARLRAQLTSALLSAGADPEQRRVVRQPVVRSLHSYAFAVLRLAAQRAGDPPPRLITSAEQDGIIRELLEGDVEDGALFWPPQLRPALGTAGFATELRDLLARCAERGIDPQQLQRLGRSARRPEWTAAGKFAQQYEQVMLLRSAVGMAAPQATVPALGAAELVGAALDAFATDPDLLAAEHARIGTLLVDDAQHLDPQAAQLVRALAAGAELTVLAGDPNQSVFGFRGADPALLIEGDSPTVELQVSHRCAPAVAAVVSGLAGRLPGAGPARAITGDANRSGSVSVRLAASEHAQATLIADALRRAHLLDGVPWSQMTVVVRSVARAAGLPRILAAAGVPVAPPGTRAPLADNAVVRALLTALTAGAGELTAQQAQLLLTGPIGRVDPVSLRQLRRSLRRLDGGHAPAAELVAAALRHGLPDGLAPAHARPLRRVRAVLDAVAGARHQDPRSALWEAWHRCGLQRRLLTLSERGGAGGARAAADLDTVTELFSVTDSYVAHTAGASVAGLVGHIESLGLPVRAADPVAPPEAVSILSPHQAIDGEWDLVVIAGLQEGLWPNTVPRGGILGTQRLLDTLDGLGDTVSATAPVIAEERRLLITAAGRARHRLVVTAVEGEGSDADGLAIPSPFFTELLAHATTDGEAEMPLAPVAAPPVLSAPAVVGRLRAVVCAPAEAVDPQARADAAAQLARLAKAGVPGADPAQWYAMTPLSTREPLWSGDLHTVTLSPSTLQTLQDCSLRWLLERHGGADARELRSTIGTLVHALVAQSNRSEAQRNADLDAVWQELPFDAQWFARNELARHREMLSAFTEWHSQTRGELTEVGVEVAIDGDVVAPDADGPGVRVRGRVDRLERDAEGRLVVVDVKTGKTPVSKDDAQRHAQMALYQLAIAEGVLPGDSTPGGARLVYVGKSGAGGAAERNQDPMTPAARDQWRTRIRDAAAATAGPQYVARVNDGCGHCPIQPFCPAHKVDKEQP, encoded by the coding sequence ATGACCACTTCCACCTCCACCGCCGCGGGCCACGCCCGGGTCTGGCCCGCTTCAGCGTCGGCGCTGCTGCATCCGGGGTGCCAGGGCGTGGTCCGTGTCCTCGGCGGTGCCGGCACGGGCAAGAGCAGCCTGCTGGTGGACACCGCGGTCGCGCGCATCTGCGCGGGTGCCGATATCGAATCCGTGCTCGTGCTCACCGGTTCCGGCCGCCCCGGTGCCCGGCTGCGGGCCCAGCTCACCTCGGCACTGCTGTCTGCGGGGGCCGATCCCGAGCAGCGCCGTGTGGTCCGCCAACCCGTGGTGCGCTCCCTGCACTCCTACGCCTTCGCGGTGCTGCGGCTGGCGGCCCAGCGTGCCGGTGACCCGCCGCCGCGGCTGATCACCAGTGCCGAGCAGGACGGCATCATCCGGGAACTGCTCGAAGGTGATGTCGAAGACGGTGCACTGTTCTGGCCACCCCAGCTGCGGCCTGCGCTCGGCACCGCCGGGTTCGCCACCGAGCTGCGAGATCTCCTGGCGCGCTGTGCCGAACGTGGCATCGATCCCCAGCAGCTGCAACGGCTGGGGCGCTCGGCGCGGCGCCCGGAATGGACCGCCGCCGGCAAGTTCGCCCAACAGTACGAACAGGTGATGCTGCTGCGTTCGGCGGTCGGGATGGCCGCCCCGCAGGCCACGGTTCCGGCGTTGGGTGCCGCCGAACTGGTCGGTGCAGCGCTCGATGCGTTCGCCACGGACCCGGATCTGCTGGCCGCCGAACACGCCCGCATCGGGACCCTGCTGGTCGATGACGCCCAACATCTCGATCCCCAAGCCGCACAGCTGGTCCGGGCCCTGGCAGCCGGGGCGGAGCTCACGGTGCTGGCCGGCGACCCCAACCAGTCGGTGTTCGGCTTCCGCGGAGCGGACCCCGCGCTGCTGATCGAGGGTGACTCGCCCACCGTCGAACTGCAGGTCAGTCATCGCTGCGCGCCCGCGGTGGCGGCTGTGGTCAGCGGGCTGGCGGGCCGGTTGCCGGGTGCCGGCCCGGCCCGGGCCATCACCGGTGATGCCAACCGGTCGGGTTCGGTGAGTGTTCGGCTGGCGGCGTCGGAGCATGCGCAGGCCACCCTGATCGCCGACGCACTGCGCCGCGCCCATCTGCTTGACGGTGTGCCGTGGTCACAGATGACGGTGGTGGTGCGATCGGTGGCCCGGGCAGCGGGTCTGCCCAGGATCCTCGCGGCGGCGGGCGTGCCGGTGGCACCGCCCGGCACGCGCGCACCGCTCGCCGACAACGCGGTGGTCCGCGCGTTGCTCACCGCACTGACCGCGGGCGCCGGGGAGCTGACGGCGCAGCAGGCGCAACTGCTGCTCACCGGCCCCATCGGCCGCGTCGACCCGGTGTCCCTGCGGCAACTGCGACGCTCGCTGCGCCGGCTCGACGGCGGGCACGCCCCCGCCGCTGAATTGGTGGCCGCTGCCCTGCGCCACGGCCTGCCCGACGGACTGGCCCCCGCCCACGCGCGCCCCCTGCGCCGCGTCCGCGCCGTGCTCGACGCGGTGGCCGGTGCCCGGCACCAGGACCCGCGATCCGCGCTGTGGGAAGCCTGGCACCGGTGCGGCCTGCAGCGCCGGCTGCTGACCCTCAGTGAGCGGGGCGGCGCAGGTGGGGCGCGCGCCGCGGCCGACCTCGACACCGTGACCGAGCTGTTCTCCGTGACCGACTCCTATGTCGCGCACACCGCCGGCGCGTCGGTGGCGGGTCTGGTCGGCCACATCGAGAGCCTGGGGCTGCCGGTCCGGGCCGCTGATCCGGTGGCGCCCCCGGAGGCGGTGAGCATTCTCAGCCCCCACCAGGCCATCGACGGGGAGTGGGACCTGGTGGTCATCGCCGGCCTGCAGGAAGGTCTGTGGCCCAACACCGTTCCGCGCGGCGGCATTCTGGGCACCCAGCGGCTGCTGGACACCCTCGACGGTCTCGGCGACACCGTTTCGGCCACCGCACCGGTGATCGCCGAGGAGCGGCGCCTGCTCATCACCGCCGCGGGCCGGGCCCGCCACCGGCTGGTGGTCACCGCGGTGGAAGGCGAGGGCAGCGACGCCGACGGTCTGGCCATCCCTTCCCCGTTCTTCACCGAATTGCTCGCCCACGCCACCACCGACGGCGAGGCGGAGATGCCGTTGGCGCCGGTTGCCGCGCCGCCGGTGCTCTCGGCCCCCGCGGTGGTGGGGCGTCTGCGGGCGGTGGTCTGCGCCCCCGCCGAGGCGGTGGATCCGCAGGCGCGTGCCGATGCCGCCGCGCAATTGGCGCGGTTGGCCAAGGCCGGCGTGCCGGGTGCCGATCCCGCCCAGTGGTACGCCATGACGCCGCTGAGTACCCGCGAGCCGCTGTGGAGTGGTGACCTCCACACGGTCACGCTGTCGCCGTCCACCTTGCAGACGCTGCAGGACTGCTCGCTGCGCTGGCTGCTGGAACGCCACGGCGGGGCGGATGCTCGCGAATTGCGCTCCACCATCGGCACTCTGGTGCACGCCCTGGTCGCACAGTCCAACCGCAGCGAGGCACAGCGCAACGCCGACCTCGACGCGGTGTGGCAGGAACTGCCCTTCGACGCGCAGTGGTTCGCCCGCAACGAACTGGCCCGGCACCGGGAGATGTTGTCCGCATTCACCGAATGGCACAGCCAGACGCGCGGTGAGCTCACCGAGGTCGGCGTGGAAGTGGCCATCGACGGTGACGTCGTTGCCCCCGACGCCGACGGGCCGGGGGTGCGGGTCCGCGGCCGGGTCGACCGACTCGAACGCGACGCCGAAGGCCGGCTGGTCGTGGTGGATGTGAAAACCGGCAAGACCCCGGTCAGCAAGGACGACGCCCAGCGGCACGCGCAGATGGCGCTGTACCAGTTGGCCATCGCCGAGGGCGTGCTTCCCGGCGACAGCACCCCCGGCGGGGCCCGCCTGGTCTACGTCGGCAAATCGGGTGCCGGCGGCGCTGCCGAGCGGAACCAGGACCCGATGACGCCGGCGGCCCGCGACCAGTGGCGCACCCGGATCCGCGACGCGGCGGCGGCCACGGCGGGCCCGCAGTACGTCGCCCGCGTCAACGACGGATGCGGGCACTGCCCCATCCAACCGTTCTGCCCGGCACACAAGGTCGACAAGGAGCAGCCATGA
- a CDS encoding mycoredoxin, whose product MTVNELTMYSTTWCGYCKRLKTALKAKGIGYTEVDIELEPEAATFVQSVNNGNQTVPTVKFSDGSTMTNPSIKDVEGKLAELSLS is encoded by the coding sequence ATGACGGTCAACGAACTCACCATGTATTCGACGACGTGGTGCGGGTATTGCAAGCGTCTCAAGACGGCGCTGAAGGCCAAGGGCATCGGCTACACCGAGGTGGACATCGAACTCGAGCCCGAGGCCGCGACGTTCGTGCAGTCGGTGAACAACGGCAACCAGACCGTGCCCACCGTGAAGTTCTCCGACGGTTCGACGATGACCAACCCGAGCATCAAGGACGTCGAGGGCAAGCTGGCGGAGCTGTCCCTCAGCTGA
- a CDS encoding potassium channel family protein: MAKNRLRRRLLRLDETLTAKPDSALVDYLHIPENFVSPARRIFLRVVYALGALFAAVLIVYVDRDGYRDIDSAPVPGGLSFLDCLYYATVSLSTTGYGDITPVTETARLVNVLVITPLRVAFLIVLIGTTVETLTAASRQALKIQRWRNSVRNHTIVIGYGTKGKTAVAAMVGDNVKPGDIVVVDTDQASLDRASQAGLVTVRGDANRSDVLRLAGAQHAAAIIVATNSDPTAVLVTLTARELAPNAKIIASIRESENQHLLRQSGADSVVVSSETAGRLLGIATQTPSVVELMEDLLTPDAGFAIAEREVEPKEVGGSPRHLKDIVLGVVRNGELKQVNDPEVDAIEATDRLLYVRNAEEDRG; this comes from the coding sequence GTGGCCAAGAATAGGCTGCGGCGCCGGCTGCTCCGTCTCGATGAGACGCTGACCGCGAAACCGGATTCGGCGCTGGTCGACTACCTGCACATCCCGGAGAACTTCGTCAGCCCGGCCCGCAGGATCTTCCTGCGTGTGGTCTACGCCCTCGGCGCCCTGTTCGCCGCGGTGTTGATCGTCTACGTGGATCGCGACGGCTACCGGGACATCGACAGCGCGCCGGTGCCCGGCGGGCTGTCGTTCCTGGACTGCCTCTACTACGCCACGGTGTCGCTGTCGACCACCGGATACGGTGACATCACCCCGGTCACCGAAACCGCCCGGCTGGTCAACGTCCTGGTCATCACCCCGCTGCGGGTGGCGTTCCTGATCGTGCTCATCGGTACCACGGTCGAAACCCTCACCGCGGCCTCGCGCCAGGCCCTCAAGATCCAGCGTTGGAGGAACTCCGTGCGTAATCACACCATCGTGATCGGCTACGGCACCAAGGGCAAAACTGCCGTCGCGGCGATGGTCGGCGACAACGTCAAGCCCGGGGACATCGTCGTCGTCGACACCGATCAGGCGTCGCTGGACCGTGCCAGCCAGGCCGGCCTGGTCACGGTCCGCGGTGACGCCAACCGCTCTGACGTCCTGCGGCTCGCCGGAGCGCAACATGCGGCCGCCATCATCGTGGCCACCAACAGCGACCCCACCGCCGTGCTGGTCACTCTCACCGCGCGTGAACTGGCGCCCAACGCCAAGATCATCGCCTCCATCCGGGAGTCCGAGAATCAGCATCTGCTGCGACAGTCGGGGGCCGATTCGGTGGTGGTGTCCTCCGAGACGGCCGGCCGGTTGCTCGGCATCGCGACCCAGACGCCCAGCGTGGTGGAGTTGATGGAGGACCTGCTGACCCCGGATGCCGGCTTCGCGATCGCCGAGCGGGAGGTGGAGCCCAAGGAGGTCGGCGGGTCGCCGCGGCACCTCAAGGACATCGTGCTGGGCGTGGTGCGCAACGGTGAGCTCAAGCAGGTCAACGACCCTGAGGTGGACGCCATCGAGGCCACCGACCGCCTGCTCTACGTCCGCAACGCCGAGGAAGACCGTGGCTGA